A window from Dioscorea cayenensis subsp. rotundata cultivar TDr96_F1 chromosome 10, TDr96_F1_v2_PseudoChromosome.rev07_lg8_w22 25.fasta, whole genome shotgun sequence encodes these proteins:
- the LOC120270848 gene encoding UV-B-induced protein At3g17800, chloroplastic-like has protein sequence MASCGRCQPITVPRASLAGDPLRHRRRVCPLSTLSSLIPFRLSSDTQGLVRVRRSGSFGGKRVPGIFVMASGGSNDGEWRSVGTPLEPLSPEGQFLCGILKNQPHIFRVAASEQLKELALERESAFARWEQSVGSSEHPLHGRIAQMKEQECQIAAEDVMYMLVVHNFSEIKVPMVPNLSKCTSNGRLEIWSSKDRELESIHGSEVLEMVREHLSNILRWKGKSDASANWSTMKMKRLQLGRLYAASILYGYFLKSVSLRHHLELSLALSYEDLSLNKMIQFPLPKVHKHEPEENLVPLGCSNDMTLSLCPSKNRGGKAKRLRGYMMGFDSKTLQLCAKLRSIEAANLIEKHSWALFRDQESQNLSKDELIDVSFSGLKRLVLEAVAFGTFLWDVEGYVDSVYRLKES, from the exons ATGGCATCCTGCGGCCGCTGTCAGCCCATCACTGTCCCTCGCGCTTCCCTCGCCGGCGACCCCCTCCGCCACCGCCGCCGAGTCTGTCCTCTCTCCACCCTTTCGTCTCTGATTCCCTTCCGCCTTTCTTCCGATACCCAG GGATTGGTGAGGGTGAGAAGGAGTGGATCATTTGGTGGGAAGAGAGTTCCTGGGATCTTTGTTATGGCGAGTGGTGGATCGAATGATGGCGAGTGGAGGAGCGTTGGGACGCCGCTTGAGCCGCTGTCGCCTGAAGGGCAGTTTTTGTGTGGGATTCTTAAGAACCAACCTCATATTTTCCGAGTTGCTGCTTCTGAGCAATTAAAAGAGCTAGCTTTGGAAAGGGAGAGTGCTTTTGCTCGCTGGGAACAAAGTGTTGGTTCTTCTGAGCATCCACTTCATGG GAGGATAGCACAAATGAAAGAACAAGAGTGCCAGATTGCTGCTGAAGATGTAATGTACATGTTAGTTGTTCATAATTTTTCTGAAATAAAAGTCCCCATGGTCCCCAACCTATCAAAATGCACCAGTAATGGAAGATTAGAGATATGGTCATCAAAAGATAGAGAGCTGGAGTCGATCCATGGATCTGAGGTCCTAGAGATGGTAAGGGAGCATCTGTCCAATATTCTCAGATGGAAAGGGAAATCCGATGCTTCAGCAAATTGGTCAACAATGAAGATGAAAAGGCTGCAGCTTGGGCGGCTATATGCAGCTTCGATTTTATACGGATACTTTCTGAAATCTGTCTCTCTGAGGCACCATCTAGAACTCAGCCTTGCTCTCTCCTATGAAGATCTCTCACTCAACAAAATGATACAATTTCCACTACCCAAGGTACACAAGCATGAGCCCGAAGAGAATCTGGTACCCCTTGGCTGTTCAAACGACATGACATTATCGTTGTGCCCAAGTAAAAATAGAGGAGGCAAAGCGAAACGGCTGAGAGGATACATGAtgggctttgattcaaagaCTTTACAGTTATGTGCGAAGTTGAGATCCATTGAAGCTGCAAATCTGATCGAGAAACATAGCTGGGCATTGTTCAGAGATCAAGAGAGCCAGAACTTATCAAAGGACGAGTTGATTGATGTCTCATTCTCAGGTTTAAAGAGACTGGTTTTGGAAGCTGTTGCATTTGGTACTTTCCTTTGGGACGTGGAGGGATATGTGGACTCTGTTTACAGATTGAAAGAGTCTTGA